The nucleotide sequence ATCGGTCAGGATGCGATGGTCCAGACGCTTGGCAACGCGATCCGCCGCGACCGGCTGGCCCATGCGTTCCTGCTGACCGGCGTGCGCGGGGTGGGCAAGACATCGACCGCTCGGCTGATTGCCAAGGCACTGAATTGCATCGGCCCGGACGGGCAGGGCGGGCCGACGATCGATCCTTGCGGCGTGTGCGAGCCATGCCGCGCCATAGCCGAGGGGCGCCATATCGACGTGATCGAAATGGACGCCGCCAGCCACACCGGCGTCGACGATGTGCGCGAGATCATCGAGGCGTCGCGCTATGCCGCGGTGTCGGCGCGCTACAAGATCTACATCGTGGACGAAGTCCACATGCTGTCGAAAAACGCCTTCAACGCGCTGCTCAAGACGCTGGAGGAGCCGCCCGCTCATGTGAAGTTCCTGTTCGCCACGACCGAGGTGAACAAGGTGCCGATCACCGTCCTGTCGCGCTGCCAACGCTTCGATCTGCGCCGCATTCCCGCCGACAAGCTGGCTGCGCATTTCGCCCATGTGGTTGAGGCGGAAGGGTTCGAGGCGGAGGCGGAGGCGCTGGCCCTGATCGCGCGCGCGGCAGAGGGGTCGGCGCGCGATGGCCTGTCGATCCTTGATCAGGCGATTGCCCATGCCGGGATGGAAGGCGGCGGCGTTCGCGCCGATGCGGTCCGCGAAATGCTGGGCCTGTCCGATCGCGGCGCCATGCGTGAGTTGTTCGCGTTACTTCTGGCGGGCGATTCGGCGGGGGCGCTGGCTGCGCTCAGACGGCAATATGATTTTGGCGTCGATCCGCAGGCGGTGCTGCGCGCGCTGATGGAAACGACCCACGGCATCACCCTCGCGAAGGTCGGCACGCCGCCCGATGTGGCTCAGCCGGTCGAGGAGCGGGAGGCGCTGGGCGAATGGGCGTCGCGACTGTCCTTCCCGGTGCTGCATCGTCTGTGGCAATTGCTGTTGAAGGGCCACGACGAAGTGGGGCGCGCCGCCCTGCCGATCGAGGCGTGCGAAATGGCGCTGCTGCGCGTCATCCACGCGTCGCAGCTGCCCGATCCGGGCGAACTGGCGCGCCAGATTCGTGAGGGTGGTGCGACGGGCGGCGTGGCAAAGAGCGCTCCGGCGCAGCCATCCGCCCCCGCGCCCGCTGCCAATGCCGC is from Sphingomonas sp. IW22 and encodes:
- a CDS encoding DNA polymerase III subunit gamma/tau, with the translated sequence MDDMSFDLGEPPAPPAQEAYRVLARKYRPQTFDALIGQDAMVQTLGNAIRRDRLAHAFLLTGVRGVGKTSTARLIAKALNCIGPDGQGGPTIDPCGVCEPCRAIAEGRHIDVIEMDAASHTGVDDVREIIEASRYAAVSARYKIYIVDEVHMLSKNAFNALLKTLEEPPAHVKFLFATTEVNKVPITVLSRCQRFDLRRIPADKLAAHFAHVVEAEGFEAEAEALALIARAAEGSARDGLSILDQAIAHAGMEGGGVRADAVREMLGLSDRGAMRELFALLLAGDSAGALAALRRQYDFGVDPQAVLRALMETTHGITLAKVGTPPDVAQPVEEREALGEWASRLSFPVLHRLWQLLLKGHDEVGRAALPIEACEMALLRVIHASQLPDPGELARQIREGGATGGVAKSAPAQPSAPAPAANAAPALPATLEEIRDSLASIGRHALAEGWRNHARPVRIAPPEIELSNARPIPSDFARELMDALKQATGARWRVTTSDAPGEPSLREVELADDEAFERSVRESPIVAATLAAFPGSELVGPKNRRSLA